A part of Streptomyces sp. NBC_00557 genomic DNA contains:
- the araD gene encoding L-arabinonate dehydratase — protein sequence MVDVRKLRSHQWYGTDGLRSFSHRARTRQLGYLPEEHLGKPVIAILNTWSDINPCHVHLRDRAQAVKRGVWQAGGFPLEFPVSTLSETFQKPTPMLYRNLLAMETEELLRSYPIDGAVLMGGCDKSTPALLMGAASADLPAVFVPAGPMLPGHWRGEVLGSGTDMWKYWDDKRAGLIGDCEMTELESGLARSPGHCMTMGTASTLTAAAEALGVTVPGASSIPAVDSGHDRMAAKAGMTAVELVRNDRRLSRILTREAFEDAVTTVLGLGGSTNAVIHLIAMAGRAGVRLTLDDFDRIARTVPVLANVRPGGQKYLMEDFHFAGGLPGFLSRITDLLHLDRPTVAHDTLREQLDGARVYDDDVIRPRDNPVASEGGVAVLRGNLCPDGAVIKHIAAEPHLLKHTGPAVVFDDYKTMQRTINDPGLGITADSVLVLRNAGPKGGPGMPEYGMLPIPDHLLKQGVRDMVRISDARMSGTSYGACVLHVAPESYVGGPLALVRTGDLITLDVEARSLRLHVDDAELERRRAAWTPPPARYERGYGVLYNGQITQADTGCDFEFLARPGHVPDPYAG from the coding sequence GGAGCACCTCGGCAAGCCGGTCATCGCGATCCTCAACACCTGGTCCGACATCAACCCCTGCCACGTCCACCTGCGCGACCGCGCCCAGGCGGTGAAGCGGGGGGTCTGGCAGGCGGGCGGGTTCCCGCTGGAGTTCCCGGTCTCCACGCTGAGCGAGACCTTCCAGAAGCCGACCCCAATGCTCTACCGCAACCTGCTCGCGATGGAGACCGAGGAACTCCTGCGGTCCTATCCGATCGACGGGGCCGTGCTGATGGGCGGCTGCGACAAGTCCACGCCCGCCCTGCTGATGGGCGCGGCCAGCGCCGACCTGCCCGCCGTCTTCGTGCCCGCCGGACCCATGCTGCCCGGGCACTGGCGCGGCGAGGTGCTCGGCTCCGGCACGGACATGTGGAAGTACTGGGACGACAAGCGGGCGGGCCTCATCGGCGACTGCGAGATGACCGAGCTGGAGAGCGGGCTCGCGCGCTCCCCGGGGCACTGCATGACCATGGGCACGGCGTCCACGCTGACCGCCGCCGCCGAGGCCCTCGGGGTGACCGTGCCGGGCGCGTCCAGCATCCCCGCCGTCGACTCCGGGCACGACCGGATGGCCGCCAAGGCCGGGATGACGGCCGTGGAGCTGGTACGCAACGACCGCAGGCTGTCGCGGATCCTCACCCGGGAGGCCTTCGAGGACGCGGTCACCACCGTCCTCGGGCTCGGCGGCTCCACCAACGCCGTCATCCATCTGATCGCCATGGCCGGCCGCGCCGGGGTGCGGCTCACCCTGGACGACTTCGACCGCATCGCCCGGACCGTGCCCGTCCTCGCCAACGTCCGCCCCGGCGGACAGAAGTACCTGATGGAGGACTTCCACTTCGCGGGCGGCCTGCCCGGCTTCCTGTCCCGGATCACCGACCTGCTCCACCTGGACCGGCCGACGGTGGCGCACGACACCCTGCGCGAGCAGCTGGACGGCGCCCGGGTGTACGACGACGACGTCATCCGCCCCCGCGACAACCCGGTGGCGAGCGAGGGCGGGGTCGCGGTGCTGCGCGGCAACCTCTGCCCGGACGGCGCGGTCATCAAGCACATCGCCGCCGAACCGCACCTGCTCAAGCACACCGGCCCGGCGGTCGTCTTCGACGACTACAAGACCATGCAGCGCACCATCAACGACCCCGGGCTCGGCATCACCGCCGACAGCGTCCTGGTCCTGCGCAACGCCGGCCCCAAGGGCGGCCCCGGCATGCCCGAGTACGGCATGCTGCCCATCCCCGACCATCTGCTGAAGCAGGGCGTGCGGGACATGGTCCGGATCTCCGACGCCCGGATGAGCGGCACGAGTTACGGCGCCTGCGTGCTGCACGTGGCCCCGGAGTCGTACGTCGGCGGCCCGCTGGCGCTCGTGCGCACCGGCGACCTCATCACCCTGGACGTCGAGGCCCGCAGCCTCCGTCTCCACGTGGACGACGCGGAGCTGGAGCGCCGGCGCGCCGCGTGGACCCCGCCGCCCGCCCGCTACGAGCGCGGCTACGGCGTCCTCTACAACGGCCAGATCACCCAGGCCGACACCGGCTGCGACTTCGAGTTCCTGGCCCGTCCGGGCCACGTGCCGGACCCGTACGCCGGCTGA
- a CDS encoding HAD family acid phosphatase codes for MRKSHRVVAAGAACALAGVALYGAGAATAGQSTANSTHEPYNIGQLVKDIDTYYGTKADSNGVYQASPDSPYAKDLADIDADARRYIDKAARQAHRHGEKPAVVFDIDDTLLLSLDYEKRYNYTYNSTTWNDYVNRADRPAVFGSPELVQYAESKGVEVFYNSGLSEAQRTAAVENLKKVGADVNLDADHMFLKDKANPPAYLSDCATPNAWNCTTVQYKSGTRKHIEDDLGYEIIADFGDQYSDLDGGYADRTYKLPNPTYFVS; via the coding sequence ATGCGGAAGTCCCACAGAGTCGTCGCCGCCGGTGCCGCCTGTGCCCTCGCCGGTGTCGCACTGTACGGCGCGGGTGCGGCCACCGCCGGGCAGTCGACGGCGAACTCCACCCACGAGCCCTACAACATCGGGCAGTTGGTGAAGGACATCGACACCTACTACGGCACGAAGGCCGACAGCAACGGCGTCTACCAGGCGTCCCCGGACAGCCCGTACGCCAAGGACCTGGCGGACATCGACGCGGACGCCAGGCGGTACATCGACAAGGCCGCGCGCCAGGCGCACCGGCACGGCGAGAAGCCGGCCGTGGTGTTCGACATCGACGACACGCTGCTGCTCAGCCTCGACTACGAGAAGCGCTACAACTACACGTACAACTCCACCACGTGGAACGACTACGTGAACCGCGCCGACCGCCCGGCCGTCTTCGGCAGCCCCGAACTGGTGCAGTACGCCGAGTCCAAGGGCGTCGAGGTCTTCTACAACTCCGGCCTGAGCGAGGCCCAGCGCACCGCCGCCGTCGAGAACCTGAAGAAGGTCGGCGCCGATGTGAACCTCGACGCCGACCACATGTTCCTCAAGGACAAGGCCAACCCGCCGGCCTACCTGAGCGACTGCGCCACCCCGAACGCCTGGAACTGCACGACCGTGCAGTACAAGTCCGGGACGCGCAAGCACATCGAGGACGACCTGGGGTACGAGATCATCGCCGACTTCGGCGACCAGTACTCGGACCTCGACGGCGGCTACGCCGACCGCACCTACAAGCTGCCGAACCCGACGTACTTCGTCAGCTGA